From the genome of Vicia villosa cultivar HV-30 ecotype Madison, WI linkage group LG2, Vvil1.0, whole genome shotgun sequence, one region includes:
- the LOC131653069 gene encoding UDP-glycosyltransferase 74G1-like codes for MDKQGKNKAPHILVLPYPLQGHINPMLQFSKRLIQEGVKVTLVNTISIWNKINNNIDLNSIEIESISDGYDNGGLSSAESMEVYKDTFWKVGAQTLSQLLDKLQSSNKPVDCVVYDAFLHWTFDVSKSFGIPVAVFLTQACSVNTINFHAFKGWLDLPLLETEIVLPGLPKLEASDLPSFLYKYGTYPGYFDILTNQFSKSDQADWVLVNTFYELEPQVVDWLAKKWRLKTIGPCVPSMFLDKRLQNDKDYGISIFGPNSEACIKWLDNKPKNSVVYVSFGSLAGLSEEQTNEIAYGLRDSGMYFIWIIRDSEKNKLSKEFVESSLEKGLIVNWCPQLQVLTHEAVGCFVSHCGWNSTLEALSVGVPVIAMPLWTDQITNAKLIVDVWKIGIRAVKDEKEVVKRETIKNCIKNIMETEKGKEMKKNAIKWKSLAKNSVDEGGSSDKNIIEFVNELTLYY; via the exons ATGGATAAGCAAGGAAAAAATAAAGCACCACACATTTTGGTGTTACCATATCCATTACAAGGGCACATAAATCCTATGCTTCAATTCTCCAAACGTTTGATTCAAGAAGGAGTAAAAGTAACACTAGTAAACACAATTTCCATTTggaacaaaatcaacaacaacatagaTCTTAACTCCATTGAGATTGAAAGCATCTCCGATGGTTATGACAATGGTGGTCTTTCTTCAGCAGAAAGCATGGAAGTATACAAAGATACGTTCTGGAAAGTTGGAGCACAAACACTTTCTCAACTTCTTGATAaacttcaaagttcaaacaaaccTGTAGATTGTGTTGTCTATGATGCTTTCTTACATTGGACTTTTGATGTTTCCAAGAGTTTTGGAATCCCTGTTGCTGTTTTTTTAACTCAGGCTTGTTCGGTTAATACTATCAATTTTCATGCTTTTAAGGGGTGGTTGGATTTACCTTTGTTGGAGACAGAAATTGTGTTACCTGGATTGCCTAAGCTTGAAGCTTCCGATTTGCCATCTTTTTTGTATAAATATGGAACCTATCCAGGCTACTTTGATATTCTTACAAATCAGTTTTCAAAGAGTGATCAAGCTGATTGGGTTCTTGTCAACACATTTTATGAACTTGAGCCACAG gttgtggaTTGGCTAGCAAAGAAATGGCGATTGAAGACAATAGGACCATGTGTTCCATCTATGTTCTTAGACAAAAGACTTCAAAATGACAAAGATTATGGAATAAGCATTTTTGGTCCAAATTCAGAAGCTTGCATCAAATGGTTAgataacaaacctaaaaattcaGTTGTGTATGTCTCTTTTGGAAGCTTAGCAGGTCTTAGTGAAGAACAAACAAATGAAATAGCTTATGGATTAAGAGATTCTGGAATGTATTTCATATGGATTATTCGAGATTCAGAAAAGAACAAACTTTCAAAGGAATTTGTAGAATCATCATTAGAAAAAGGCTTAATAGTGAATTGGTGTCCACAACTACAAGTGTTAACACATGAAGCTGTTGGTTGTTTTGTGTCACATTGTGGTTGGAATTCAACATTGGAAGCTTTGAGTGTTGGTGTTCCTGTCATTGCAATGCCACTTTGGACTGATCAAATCACAAATGCTAAGCTTATTGTTGATGTGTGGAAAATTGGAATTAGAGCTGTTAAAGATGAGAAAGAGGTAGTTAAAAGAGAAACAATTAAGAATTGTATAAAGAACATAATGGAGACTGAAAAGGGgaaagaaatgaagaaaaatgctATCAAATGGAAGAGTTTAGCTAAGAATTCTGTTGATGAAGGTGGAAGTTCTGATAAGAATATTATTGAGTTTGTGAATGAATTGACTCTCTACTACTAA